One genomic region from Apteryx mantelli isolate bAptMan1 chromosome 7, bAptMan1.hap1, whole genome shotgun sequence encodes:
- the POLL gene encoding DNA polymerase lambda isoform X1, which yields MEPRGIVKAFPKRKKMRDDSCKSVPPKITKGEGTGAPEAEWLKPVTAYVLRAGIGQARAEIFHKQIVQNGGRVLNQLCSEVTHVVVAEDMDSDRAFRLLKLPKLPSGLQLVKASWLSACIRDQKLLSTTGYSIFIPRRYLEEGELQKQQQQKLLASKEIQPQAGVGAVKPKAEACLGDSLPQTLGILGQQQPAEKVSDDEDSEGEDASVTQGDLEALISGCYPLKSSEETSDSSSTVAQPVSKWVCAQSSKSKKENHNQCITEKLEVLAKAYSVQGDKWRSLGYSKAINALKSYHKPVTSYQEACKIPGIGKRMAEKILEILESGHLRKLDHISENVPVLELFSNIWGAGVKTAQMWYQQGFRTLDDIRTKASLTSQQAVGLKHYADFLERMPREEAAEIEQTVRQAALALNPGLVCVACGSYRRGKPTCGDVDVLVTHPDGQSHRGVFSKLLDSLRRSGFLTDDLVSQEDNGDQKKYLGVCRLPGPAQHHRRLDIIVVPYSEFACALLYFTGSAHFNRSMRALAKTKGMSLSEHALSSAVVRGPRGVKVGSGHILPTPTERDVFVQLGLPYREPSERDW from the exons ATGGAGCCGCGAGGGATTGTCAAAGCCTTTCCCAAGAGGAAGAAGATGAGGGATGACTCGTGCAAGAGCGTCCCTCCAAAGATCACAAAAGGGGAAGGAACAGGGGCGCCTGAGG CAGAGTGGCTGAAACCAGTTACCGCCTACGTGTTGCGAGCTGGTATTGGCCAAGCTAGGGCAGAGATCTTCCACAAGCAAATTGTCCAGAACGGGGGTCGGGTCCTCAACCAGCTCTGCTCAGAGGTGACGCATGTCGTTGTGGCTGAAGACATGGACAGTGATCGAGCCTTTCGGCTCCTTAAATTACCCAAGCTACCTTCAGGGTTGCAGCTAGTGAAGGCATCCTGGCTAAGTGCTTGCATTAGAGACCAGAAGCTGCTGAGTACCACTGGCTACAGCATCTTTATCCCTCGCAG GTACCTGGAGGAGGGAGAActgcagaaacagcagcagcagaagctccTGGCTAGCAAAGagatccagccccaggcaggcgtGGGAGCTGTGAAACCGAAGGCTGAAGCATGCTTGGGGGATTCCTTGCCGCAAACCCTGGGCATCCTTGgacagcagcagccagctgag AAAGTCTCTGATGATGAAGACAGTGAAGGAGAAGACGCTAGTGTCACCCAGGGAGATCTGGAAGCACTGATTTCTGGCTGCTACCCTCTGAAATCATCGGAGGAGACTAGTGACAGCTCTTCCACAGTGGCCCAGCCTGTCAGCAAGTGGGTTTGTGCTCAGTCCTCCAAGAGCAAGAAGGAGAATCACAACCAGTGTATCACAGAGAAGCTGGAAGTGCTGGCAAAGGCCTATTCTGTCCAGGGAGACAAGTGGAGGTCTCTGGGCTACTCCAAAGCCATCAATGCGCTCAAGAGCTACCACAAACCGGTCACCTCCTACCAG GAAGCCTGTAAAATTCCTGGGATTGGGAAGCGGATGGCAGAGAAGATTTTGGAGATCTTGGAGAGTGGGCATCTGCGCAAGCTGGATCACATCAGCGAGAATGTGCCCGTGCTGGAGTTGTTCTCCAACATTTGGGGAGCAGGGGTCAAGACAGCCCAGATGTGGTACCAACAG GGCTTCCGGACACTGGATGATATCCGCACCAAGGCATCTCTCACCAGCCAGCAAGCCGTGGGACTGAAGCACTATGCGGATTTCCTGGAGCGCATGCCTCGAGAGGAAGCTGCAGAAATAGAACAGACT GTCAGacaagcagccctggccctgaACCCTGGGCTTGTGTGTGTGGCATGTGGCTCCTACCGTCGGGGGAAGCCCACCTGTGGCGACGTGGATGTGCTGGTCACTCACCCCGATGGGCAGTCTCACCGTGGGGTGTTCAGCAAGCTGCTCGACAGCCTCCGCAGGAGCG gcttCCTCACAGACGACTTGGTGAGCCAGGAGGACAACGGCGATCAAAAGAAGTACTTGGGGGTGTGTCGTCTCCCCGGGCCAGCCCAGCATCATCGGCGCCTGGACATCATCGTGGTGCCTTACAGCGAGTTCGCCTGTGCCCTGCTCTACTTCACCGGCTCGGCTCACTTCAACCGCTCCATGCGGGCCCTGGCCAAGACCAAGGGCATGAGTCTGTCGGAGCATGCCCTCAGCTCAGCAGTGGTGCGAGGCCCTCGCGGCGTTAAGGTGGGGTCTGGCCATATCCTGCCTACCCCTACTGAAAGAGACGTCTTTGTTCAGCTGGGGCTGCCTTACCGGGAGCCCTCAGAACGGGACTGGTGA
- the POLL gene encoding DNA polymerase lambda isoform X2 — protein sequence MEPRGIVKAFPKRKKMRDDSCKSVPPKITKGEGTGAPEEWLKPVTAYVLRAGIGQARAEIFHKQIVQNGGRVLNQLCSEVTHVVVAEDMDSDRAFRLLKLPKLPSGLQLVKASWLSACIRDQKLLSTTGYSIFIPRRYLEEGELQKQQQQKLLASKEIQPQAGVGAVKPKAEACLGDSLPQTLGILGQQQPAEKVSDDEDSEGEDASVTQGDLEALISGCYPLKSSEETSDSSSTVAQPVSKWVCAQSSKSKKENHNQCITEKLEVLAKAYSVQGDKWRSLGYSKAINALKSYHKPVTSYQEACKIPGIGKRMAEKILEILESGHLRKLDHISENVPVLELFSNIWGAGVKTAQMWYQQGFRTLDDIRTKASLTSQQAVGLKHYADFLERMPREEAAEIEQTVRQAALALNPGLVCVACGSYRRGKPTCGDVDVLVTHPDGQSHRGVFSKLLDSLRRSGFLTDDLVSQEDNGDQKKYLGVCRLPGPAQHHRRLDIIVVPYSEFACALLYFTGSAHFNRSMRALAKTKGMSLSEHALSSAVVRGPRGVKVGSGHILPTPTERDVFVQLGLPYREPSERDW from the exons ATGGAGCCGCGAGGGATTGTCAAAGCCTTTCCCAAGAGGAAGAAGATGAGGGATGACTCGTGCAAGAGCGTCCCTCCAAAGATCACAAAAGGGGAAGGAACAGGGGCGCCTGAGG AGTGGCTGAAACCAGTTACCGCCTACGTGTTGCGAGCTGGTATTGGCCAAGCTAGGGCAGAGATCTTCCACAAGCAAATTGTCCAGAACGGGGGTCGGGTCCTCAACCAGCTCTGCTCAGAGGTGACGCATGTCGTTGTGGCTGAAGACATGGACAGTGATCGAGCCTTTCGGCTCCTTAAATTACCCAAGCTACCTTCAGGGTTGCAGCTAGTGAAGGCATCCTGGCTAAGTGCTTGCATTAGAGACCAGAAGCTGCTGAGTACCACTGGCTACAGCATCTTTATCCCTCGCAG GTACCTGGAGGAGGGAGAActgcagaaacagcagcagcagaagctccTGGCTAGCAAAGagatccagccccaggcaggcgtGGGAGCTGTGAAACCGAAGGCTGAAGCATGCTTGGGGGATTCCTTGCCGCAAACCCTGGGCATCCTTGgacagcagcagccagctgag AAAGTCTCTGATGATGAAGACAGTGAAGGAGAAGACGCTAGTGTCACCCAGGGAGATCTGGAAGCACTGATTTCTGGCTGCTACCCTCTGAAATCATCGGAGGAGACTAGTGACAGCTCTTCCACAGTGGCCCAGCCTGTCAGCAAGTGGGTTTGTGCTCAGTCCTCCAAGAGCAAGAAGGAGAATCACAACCAGTGTATCACAGAGAAGCTGGAAGTGCTGGCAAAGGCCTATTCTGTCCAGGGAGACAAGTGGAGGTCTCTGGGCTACTCCAAAGCCATCAATGCGCTCAAGAGCTACCACAAACCGGTCACCTCCTACCAG GAAGCCTGTAAAATTCCTGGGATTGGGAAGCGGATGGCAGAGAAGATTTTGGAGATCTTGGAGAGTGGGCATCTGCGCAAGCTGGATCACATCAGCGAGAATGTGCCCGTGCTGGAGTTGTTCTCCAACATTTGGGGAGCAGGGGTCAAGACAGCCCAGATGTGGTACCAACAG GGCTTCCGGACACTGGATGATATCCGCACCAAGGCATCTCTCACCAGCCAGCAAGCCGTGGGACTGAAGCACTATGCGGATTTCCTGGAGCGCATGCCTCGAGAGGAAGCTGCAGAAATAGAACAGACT GTCAGacaagcagccctggccctgaACCCTGGGCTTGTGTGTGTGGCATGTGGCTCCTACCGTCGGGGGAAGCCCACCTGTGGCGACGTGGATGTGCTGGTCACTCACCCCGATGGGCAGTCTCACCGTGGGGTGTTCAGCAAGCTGCTCGACAGCCTCCGCAGGAGCG gcttCCTCACAGACGACTTGGTGAGCCAGGAGGACAACGGCGATCAAAAGAAGTACTTGGGGGTGTGTCGTCTCCCCGGGCCAGCCCAGCATCATCGGCGCCTGGACATCATCGTGGTGCCTTACAGCGAGTTCGCCTGTGCCCTGCTCTACTTCACCGGCTCGGCTCACTTCAACCGCTCCATGCGGGCCCTGGCCAAGACCAAGGGCATGAGTCTGTCGGAGCATGCCCTCAGCTCAGCAGTGGTGCGAGGCCCTCGCGGCGTTAAGGTGGGGTCTGGCCATATCCTGCCTACCCCTACTGAAAGAGACGTCTTTGTTCAGCTGGGGCTGCCTTACCGGGAGCCCTCAGAACGGGACTGGTGA